A section of the Campylobacter porcelli genome encodes:
- a CDS encoding lysophospholipid acyltransferase family protein, with the protein MKALNKIKSWLYAIEILLSVVIVVLIFFVAPSSNLWVRRKWSRMQKFLIGYKIDIVGSPDPRANMIIANHQSMLDIMALEDIYPANICWIAKKEIEDIPFFGNVIRVPKMIPIDRKDPRSLPKIIKLAKDRISEGRVIAIFPEGTRGNGDKILKFKSGANMIANKLNLVVQPVLIIGSRKIIDSKSISVNSGTLKIIYMDIVDTSDKNWLENTRVKMQNLLEQNLNK; encoded by the coding sequence ATGAAAGCATTAAATAAGATAAAAAGCTGGCTATATGCTATTGAGATACTACTAAGTGTGGTTATCGTAGTTTTAATATTTTTTGTAGCTCCATCATCTAATCTATGGGTAAGACGCAAATGGTCAAGAATGCAAAAATTTCTAATTGGGTATAAAATAGATATAGTAGGCTCTCCAGACCCAAGGGCAAATATGATTATAGCTAATCACCAAAGTATGCTAGATATAATGGCATTAGAAGATATATATCCAGCTAATATCTGTTGGATAGCCAAAAAAGAGATTGAGGATATACCATTTTTTGGTAATGTAATTCGTGTGCCAAAGATGATACCAATAGATCGCAAAGACCCAAGATCACTACCAAAGATAATAAAATTAGCCAAAGATAGAATTAGCGAAGGTAGAGTAATAGCGATATTTCCTGAGGGTACTCGTGGAAATGGAGATAAGATTTTAAAATTCAAAAGCGGTGCAAATATGATTGCCAATAAGCTAAATTTAGTCGTTCAACCTGTGCTAATCATCGGATCAAGAAAGATTATAGATAGCAAGAGTATTAGCGTAAATTCTGGCACCTTGAAAATTATCTATATGGATATTGTAGATACTAGCGATAAAAATTGGCTTGAAAATACTAGAGTTAAGATGCAAAATTTGCTAGAGCAAAATCTAAACAAATAG